A single genomic interval of Gossypium raimondii isolate GPD5lz chromosome 11, ASM2569854v1, whole genome shotgun sequence harbors:
- the LOC105803152 gene encoding histone acetyltransferase GCN5, protein MDSHLTAPNRSRSSQTPSPSHSASASATSSLHKRKLAAAASEDHAPPSSFPPSSFSADTRDGALTSNDDLESISARGADSDSDADDSEDAVVDDDEDDFDHDNDSSIRTFTTARLESGGGGSGSGRNTKLKTENSTVKLESADGGKDGAAPGPGPVGPTGAAAAGGSSIAGISTKEDVKIFTENIQTSGAYSAREESLKREEEAGRLKFVCYSNDGVDEHMVWLIGLKNIFGRQLPNMPKEYIVRLVMDRSHKSVMVIRRNQVVGGITYRPYVSQKFGEIAFCAITADEQVKGYGTRLMNHLKQHARDVDGLTHFLTYADNNAVGYFIKQGFTKEIHLERDRWQGYIKDYDGGILMECKIDPKLPYTDLSTMIRRQRQAIDEKIRELSNCQIVYPGIDFQKKEAGIPKKVVKVEDIPGLKEAGWTPDQWGHTRFRALIVSADNATNQKHLTGFMRSLLKSMHDHVDAWPFKEPVDARDVPDYYDIIKDPMDLKTMSKRVESEQYYVTLEMFVADVKRMFANARTYNSPDTIYYKCATRLETHFQSKVQSGLQSNTKIQ, encoded by the exons ATGGACTCGCACTTAACGGCGCCGAACCGCTCTCGTAGCTCCCAGACCCCATCCCCATCTCACTCTGCCTCAGCCTCTGCTACTTCCTCCCTCCACAAGCGCAAACTCGCCGCAGCCGCGTCCGAGGACCACGCGCCTCCTTCCTCGTTTCCTCCGTCATCCTTCTCCGCCGACACTCGCGACGGCGCTTTGACATCCAATGACGACCTCGAGAGTATTTCTGCACGGGGCGCCGACTCCGATTCTGATGCTGACGACTCAGAGGACGCCGTCGTAGACGACGACGAGGACGACTTCGACCACGACAACGATTCCTCCATCCGCACTTTCACGACAGCTCGCCTAGAGTCTGGCGGGGGCGGCTCTGGTTCGGGTCGGAACACGAAGCTCAAGACCGAGAATTCCACTGTCAAGCTAGAGAGTGCCGATGGAGGAAAAGACGGTGCAGCCCCTGGTCCAGGACCAGTTGGGCCCACGGGTGCTGCCGCAGCAGGTGGGAGCTCAATAGCTGGGATTTCAACCAAGGAAGACGTTAAGATATTTACTGAGAATATACAGACTAGTGGAGCTTATAGTGCTAGAGAAGAGAGCTTGAAAAGAGAG GAGGAAGCGGGAAGGCTTAAGTTTGTTTGCTATTCAAACGACGGTGTTGATGAGCATATGGTTTG GTTGATTGGGTTGAAGAACATATTTGGAAGACAACTACCCAACATGCCTAAGGAGTATATTGTTCGCCTTGTTATGGACAG AAGCCATAAATCTGTGATGGTTATCAGACGTAATCAGGTTGTTGGTGGCATCACATATCGTCCATATGTCAG CCAAAAGTTCGGGGAAATAGCTTTCTGTGCAATCACAGCAGATGAACAAGTAAAAGGTTATGGCACAAGACTGATGAATCATTTAAAACAGCATGCACGTGATGTTGATGGACTAACACATTTTCTGACATATGCTGACAATAATGCTGTTGGTTATTTTATCAAACAG GGTTTTACCAAAGAGATACACTTGGAGAGGGATCGATGGCAAGG GTATATTAAAGACTATGATGGAGGTATCCTTATGGAATGTAAAATTGATCCAAAGCTTCCATATACTGATTTATCAACTATGATTCGACGCCAGAGGCag GCAATTGATGAAAAGATTAGAGAGCTCTCAAACTGTCAAATAGTTTATCCCGGAATTGATTTTCAGAAG AAAGAAGCTGGTATTCCTAAAAAAGTCGTCAAAGTTGAGGATATCCCTGGCTTGA AGGAAGCTGGTTGGACTCCTGATCAATGGGGTCATACTCGATTTAGAGCCTTAATTGTTTCTGCAGACAACGCgacaaatcagaaacatttaacTGGTTTCATGCGCTCACTTTTGAAG TCAATGCATGACCATGTTGATGCTTGGCCATTCAAGGAACCAGTTGATGCCCGTGATGTCCCTGATTATTATGACATTATCAAAGATCCCATGG ATCTGAAGACTATGTCAAAAAGAGTTGAATCAGAGCAATATTATGTAACACTTGAGATGTTCGTAGCTGATGTCAAGAGGATGTTTGCCAATGCACGCACGTATAACTCTCCTGATACCATATACTATAAATGTGCAACCAG ATTGGAAACGCATTTCCAGAGCAAAGTTCAATCAGGTCTTCAATCTAACACCAAAATTCAGTAG